A window from Theobroma cacao cultivar B97-61/B2 chromosome 3, Criollo_cocoa_genome_V2, whole genome shotgun sequence encodes these proteins:
- the LOC108661143 gene encoding RNA-directed DNA polymerase homolog, producing MRLCIDYSQLNKVTIKNKYLLPSIDDLFDQLQRAKCFSKIDMRSGYHSLRIRAGDIPNTAFHTRYGRYEFLVMSFGLTNVPTTFMDVMNRVFRPYLDKFVVVFINDILIYSRGRDEHEQHLRIVLHTLREHQLYAKFPKFERRSLVQGMLELGDMGIQFEVDDIEALLVHFKVRSMLMDLIKEAKDKDDFVAKALEEP from the exons ATGAGACTTTGTATTGACTATAGTCAATTGAACaaagtgaccatcaagaacaAGTACCTTCTCCCAAGTATTGATGACTTGTTTGATCAATTACAAAGGGCCAAgtgtttttctaagattgataTGAGATCGGGGTACCACTCGTTAAGGATTAGAGCTGGTGACATACCTAATACTGCTTTTCACACAAGGTATGGTCGTTATGAGTTTTTGGTTATGTCATTTGGTTTAACTAATGTCCCTACAACTTTTATGGATGTGATGAACAGGGTATTCAGACCCTACTTGGATAAATTTGTAGTTGTATTCATTAATGATATCTTGATATACTCAAGGGGTAGAGATGAACATGAGCAACATTTGAGGATCGTGCTACATACTTTAAGGGAACACCAATTATATGCCAAGTTCCCTAAGT TTGAGAGGAGATCATTGGTGCAAGGTATGCTCGAGTTGGGTGATATGGGCATCCAATTTGAGGTTGATGATATTGAGGCATTGTTAGTCCACTTTAAAGTGAGATCGATGTTGATGGATCTCATTAAGGAAGCCAAAGACAAGGATGATTTTGTGGCTAAGGCTTTGGAGGAACCTTAA